Below is a window of Stygiolobus azoricus DNA.
AGCCGAACGGGTTCGTATACGGCATCTCATCCGCCCTTATCAAGTTCACTTCCCTGACCTTCACGTCGTCCAGCTTCAACTCGTCGGCAATAATACTCATTATTCTCTCTATTATGAACGTAGCTTCGGGCCTGCTTGCTCCTCTGTACATTGTTATGGGTGGAGTGTTAGTGTAAACTGCCCTACTCCTTATATGGATATCTCTAACCTTATATGGCCCTGGGATCATTGAAGGAATAATTGCTGGTTGTAGAGGGGCAGTATAAGTTAGATAAGCTCCTAAGTCAACCAGTAAGTCTCCTCTAATTCCTAACAATCTCCCTTCTCTGCTAACTGCAATTTCCCCTTTAAAGGTGTTATGCCTTGCTTCAGAGGCTAACATTTCCTCACTCCTAGTCGCTGTCCACCTTACTGGTCTCCCCAACTTTATGGCACTGGCTATGACGCTTACATCTTCCGGCAAAATATTCACTTTGCTTCCGAAAGCTCCACCTATATCGGGCATTATGACCCTTATCTTGCTAGATGGAATACCAAAAATTCTGGAGAACTCTGACCTAGCTGTATGAGGAACTTGTGTAGAGTACCATACTGTCAGGAAGCCTCCTTCATATCTAGCTATAATGCCTCTGGGCTCCATTGGTGATGGGATGAGTCTGTTGTTTGTTATCTCAACTGGGATCACTTTGTCCGCGTTCTTAAAGGCGTTCTCTACGTTGCCAGCACTGTAAGTCTGGTCAAAAGCTACGTTAGTCTTTAACTCCTCGTGTATGATCACTTTATCTTCTAATGCCTCTTCCATCTTCACTACCGCAGGTAATCTCTCGTAGTCGACGTTCACTCTTTCTATAGCGTCCCTCACTGAATACTTATCAGTACCTATTACAATAGCTACAGGTTCTCCGACATACCTAACTTTCTTATCCGCTAACGGCTTCCTTTTTACGAATTTCCACAACTTAGGATCTTCGTAAGTAGTCCATATCCCTATACCTTCTTTAACCTCAAGATCCTTTGCCGTGAAGACCGCTACTATCCCTTTGACTTTAAGAGCATCACTTACGTCTATAGACTTAATCAGCGCATGTGCATAAGGGCTCCTGACAAACCCCGCATAATAGGCTGATATCTGTATGTCATCTACGTAAGTTGATTTACCGTTGACGAACTTATCATCATATAACCTCTTTATTGGTTTACCCGTGTACATGACCTTCACCTCCTGCAACTTGTTTTATTGCCTTGATTATGTTTTGATATCCAGTACACCTACAGATGTTACCGTGAATACCTTCCCTTATTTCCTCTTCCGA
It encodes the following:
- the cutA gene encoding glyceraldehyde dehydrogenase subunit alpha; protein product: MYTGKPIKRLYDDKFVNGKSTYVDDIQISAYYAGFVRSPYAHALIKSIDVSDALKVKGIVAVFTAKDLEVKEGIGIWTTYEDPKLWKFVKRKPLADKKVRYVGEPVAIVIGTDKYSVRDAIERVNVDYERLPAVVKMEEALEDKVIIHEELKTNVAFDQTYSAGNVENAFKNADKVIPVEITNNRLIPSPMEPRGIIARYEGGFLTVWYSTQVPHTARSEFSRIFGIPSSKIRVIMPDIGGAFGSKVNILPEDVSVIASAIKLGRPVRWTATRSEEMLASEARHNTFKGEIAVSREGRLLGIRGDLLVDLGAYLTYTAPLQPAIIPSMIPGPYKVRDIHIRSRAVYTNTPPITMYRGASRPEATFIIERIMSIIADELKLDDVKVREVNLIRADEMPYTNPFGLKYYSGDYLGLLREGLNALKYYQLKGWAEEERKKGRKIGVGMAFYLEISGFGPWEFGEVRISETGDILVITGGTPHGQGTETAIAQVVADTLQIDINKVKVVWGDTEIVASSMGTYGSRTASAAASAALVAAKEVLEKMKRAAAKLLKVDVEEVSYSNGEFSAGGRKVSWDEVAAFSYASNEPGIYAQVTLPGDVTFPYGVHVAVVEVDDYGIIKVMDYKAYDDIGVVINPALAEGQIHGGATQAVGQAILEEAIINDDGQLVVTYADYFIPTAVEAPKFESHFVEKPHPSAYPTGAKGVGEAALIVGPAAIVRAIEDATGKRFNKTPVRPEDVI